The Chloroflexota bacterium genome contains a region encoding:
- a CDS encoding amino acid ABC transporter substrate-binding protein, whose translation MTHPLNPFHPLSKCRWHIVGFAALVALFVASFLILRANEDEAWARIQQRGLITFATDPTYPPFEALDANGNFFGFDIDLARAVAERLGLKAEFEAVSYDGLIGTLVVGRDDAVISAWVIQPERGKEASFTPSYFNAGVVLVTRADVSVTRDDISRYKWQAGKTLAAEYGSQGDALIRKWSRLVAGLTPISSPDSAAAMQAVKDGQAEGALVDAVAAFEFLGAHAELKVAAFIPESDASYVIAVSAKSQVLLRELTRVLNELEADGSLGELRVKWFGEAAR comes from the coding sequence ATGACTCATCCGCTAAATCCGTTCCATCCGTTGTCAAAATGCCGCTGGCACATCGTGGGCTTTGCCGCCCTCGTCGCCTTGTTCGTGGCCTCATTCCTCATTCTTCGCGCCAACGAAGACGAGGCCTGGGCCAGAATCCAACAGCGCGGTCTCATCACCTTTGCCACCGACCCGACCTACCCGCCGTTTGAGGCGCTGGATGCCAACGGCAACTTCTTCGGCTTCGACATTGATCTGGCGCGGGCGGTGGCCGAGCGGCTGGGGCTGAAGGCCGAGTTTGAGGCGGTGTCTTACGACGGGCTGATTGGAACGCTAGTGGTGGGGCGCGACGACGCGGTGATTTCGGCCTGGGTCATTCAGCCGGAGCGGGGCAAGGAAGCGAGCTTCACGCCTTCGTATTTCAATGCCGGTGTGGTGCTGGTGACACGGGCGGATGTTTCTGTAACGCGAGATGACATCTCGCGCTACAAGTGGCAGGCAGGAAAGACGCTGGCGGCGGAATACGGTTCGCAGGGTGACGCGCTCATTCGCAAGTGGTCGCGGCTGGTTGCCGGGCTGACGCCGATCTCGTCGCCCGACTCAGCGGCGGCTATGCAGGCGGTGAAGGACGGGCAGGCCGAGGGGGCGCTGGTGGACGCGGTGGCGGCCTTCGAGTTTTTGGGGGCACACGCCGAACTAAAAGTGGCGGCATTCATTCCAGAATCCGATGCGTCTTACGTCATCGCCGTCTCGGCCAAGAGCCAGGTGCTGTTGCGCGAACTGACGCGGGTCCTAAACGAATTGGAAGCCGATGGAAGTTTGGGGGAGTTGAGGGTGAAGTGGTTTGGCGAGGCGGCGAGGTAG
- a CDS encoding peptidoglycan DD-metalloendopeptidase family protein has protein sequence MSSSEVRSQKPEVRSRGTLHIPRFTAYCLLLTAYCLLLTACATAAAYSGAQPLAVAQLPTNTFTATATDTLTPTPTETLTGTPTETPTATFTLTATASLTPTATPSGPSLTFTSSATPAPTQRPSRTFTPSQTSSATRTSSPTPSLTFTPSQTFTPSATLTRPASNTPDSRIVVRATYTPYPPAVFPTGDASKLKKPPASVTNEPHLIFDRPVPNIAPSSQYRFGMTYDGRLAPHHGLDMAPVQGAAVGAAGPGTVFFAGPDDVEVFGTKENFYGNVVVIQMNEPWEGHAIFTLYGHLDSVAVTVGQQVNTNDLVGVVGATGIAYGPHLHFEVRLDDPQSYFGSVRNPELWYKPNPGGGVIAGRLINADGRFIPGARLFITCKDALRFVDTYWDQGTPPDNVLVENFAMSDIPQGNCNIETTVNGKLYRTSVYVPPGEVAFVIIQTDDR, from the coding sequence ATGAGTTCTTCAGAAGTTAGAAGTCAGAAGCCAGAAGTCAGAAGCCGGGGCACGCTTCACATCCCGCGCTTTACTGCTTACTGCCTACTGCTCACTGCCTACTGTCTATTGCTCACCGCCTGCGCCACTGCCGCCGCCTACTCCGGCGCACAGCCGCTGGCTGTGGCCCAACTGCCGACGAATACTTTCACCGCAACCGCTACCGACACGCTGACTCCTACGCCGACTGAAACGCTTACCGGCACTCCGACTGAAACGCCAACTGCGACCTTCACTTTAACTGCTACCGCATCTCTCACTCCCACCGCCACCCCATCCGGCCCAAGCCTGACCTTCACATCCTCGGCCACCCCGGCCCCGACTCAACGGCCCAGCCGCACGTTCACCCCGAGTCAAACATCATCGGCCACCCGCACTTCCTCGCCAACGCCGAGTCTCACCTTCACCCCAAGCCAGACGTTCACGCCGTCGGCTACGCTTACTCGCCCGGCCAGCAACACACCCGACTCGCGAATCGTGGTGCGAGCCACATACACGCCCTACCCGCCTGCTGTCTTCCCAACCGGCGACGCCAGCAAGCTCAAGAAGCCGCCGGCGAGCGTGACCAATGAGCCGCATCTGATTTTCGACCGACCGGTTCCCAACATCGCGCCCTCGTCGCAATACCGCTTTGGCATGACTTACGACGGCAGGCTTGCGCCGCATCACGGCCTAGATATGGCCCCGGTGCAGGGCGCGGCGGTGGGCGCGGCTGGCCCCGGCACGGTGTTCTTTGCCGGGCCTGATGATGTGGAGGTGTTTGGCACGAAAGAAAATTTCTACGGCAACGTGGTGGTGATTCAGATGAATGAGCCGTGGGAGGGCCACGCCATTTTCACCCTCTACGGCCATCTCGACAGTGTGGCCGTCACTGTCGGGCAACAGGTGAACACGAATGACCTGGTCGGCGTCGTCGGCGCAACCGGCATTGCTTACGGGCCGCACCTGCACTTTGAAGTGCGGCTCGACGATCCGCAATCCTATTTCGGCTCGGTTCGCAACCCGGAACTTTGGTACAAGCCCAACCCTGGCGGGGGCGTGATCGCCGGTCGGCTCATCAACGCCGATGGCCGATTCATTCCCGGCGCGAGACTCTTCATCACCTGCAAAGATGCTCTGCGTTTCGTGGATACGTATTGGGATCAGGGCACGCCGCCGGACAACGTGCTGGTCGAGAACTTCGCCATGTCCGACATCCCACAAGGCAACTGCAACATTGAGACGACGGTGAACGGCAAACTCTATCGCACCTCAGTCTACGTGCCGCCGGGCGAGGTGGCGTTTGTCATCATTCAGACGGACGACAGGTAG